GaagtcagcgtcgcttgtgcaggttctctgctgtttgcttgtgttcctttggtggtgagagatgttggggttggcttAGGGCATGgtatatattaagtaaaatagaaacaccatcaccccacccccaccccatctacctctttcccccttttcttcccaatgtctcaacaaatgaaactgatttgtaaaaatgttacgagagacattgcacatatttttgtaaatcaagaaaatctttaataaaaataataataatcacaaaacaAATAAAGGCATTGAAGTGACTTTTTGCTGTGGACTTCATGTCTTGGGTATACTCACAGCGAAGCGGGCCTGACGTTCCTTCTCTCGCTCACTGCGGATCCGTTGCTGTTCAGCTCGTTCTGCTCGCCGCTGCTCCTATAGGAGGAAATCAGCCCAGCACCTGTTCAGGGAGGAGGCCTGGTATACTCTGATGAATGCCCCCCTCCTTCACTCAGCATGGCCTGAGGCAGTCACAGTTGAGGCTGAAACTATAACACTATTGAAAATGCTGGACacctgacattttgccacctgagcaTCCAAATGATACCTCCCATGGTAAAAATATAATATTATGGCTACCTATGGCACCCATGTTAACTCATACTTCTAGATCAGCCTCTAAAACTGGGACTTTAAAACAGTCCAGAATATAGTTTTGGGGTCTAGAGACAATAATTATCCTGCCATTTCATTAATTACTACTGTGAATGTGCATTTTTTAAGCATTCCCAGAATATTTGTGGGATTTCTGTCTTTGCATCACTATCAGGTGGATTTAGGATCTGGATGAAAGATGAACGCTCTTAAGTCCTCTCTTCTTTTTGGAAGAGACATACTATTCTGTCCTTGAGGAATatcagctcttcctcctctttcttccgGTTCTCAAAATGGGCCTCAATCAGTGTTTGCAGCTCATTCAGATCCTTCTCCATTCTCTTGCGGTGAATGTCCTGCAAAGCAGAAAAGACAATATGAGGGTTTGGTAtgttgcacacacatgcacacacacacacacacacacacagagagagagagagagagagagagagagagagagagagagagagagagagagagagagagagagagagagacagcttgATGAGATGATGATGGCTAATACTCACATCAAAGTCCACTCTCTCCCCATCAGGGATCTTTGGAGGCACCAAATTTGGCATAAAGAGCCTGAaaatggaggggaagggggaataaaGAGGTAAGCCAATAGTACAGCAACACCTGATTTATCTCTTTATCAGGGTTGGCTGACATTATTGATCTCCTACACGAATCCATActtaatcccattgatttcaaagaggTCTGTCTCTGGGTTCCAAGTAAATCTGGCCAAGACAATATAGACAAaaacagaatcatataattgtagagttggaagggaccacagggatcatctagtccaaccccctgcaatgcaggaatcttctgcccaatgtggggctcagacccatggcccagagattaagaatctcacgcTCTATCGACTGAACTATCACAGTACCCTGCTAGCACCCATGCCTTACAAATCATAGATATATGCCTAGAAACCAGTGACAAATAGATTAGTTCATAGATGGCATAAATCGAAGAtataatcattttaaaaacaacaacaacctgacccTACAACACTGAATGCAAGGTAAAGGGGGGGGACCCTAAGCATCTTATATCCATATAAGTGTCCAGTAGTCTAATAACTAGATAGCCCCATCAAATCAGAAAAGACCCTCTacaggatgataataataataataataataataataataataataataataataataataatttatttataccccgcccatctggccaggttcccccagccactctgggcggcttccaacaaaatattaaaatacagaaatccatcaaacattaaaagcttccctaaacagggctgccttgagatgccttctaaaggtctggtaattgttgttctctttgacctctggtgggagggcattccacagggtgggtgccactaccaagaaggccctctgcctggttcccctgtaacttggcttctcgtagcgagggaaccgccagaaggccctcggtgctggacctcagtgtccgggcagaatgatgggggtggagacgctccttcaggtatactggacctaggCCGAATGGTGAAACTTCAATTCCTAACAATGAAAATCTGGGAGGAAGCAGCTAACCTTATACTAACCTGTCTTAGAACTCACTCTGCACATTTTATTTAAACTAGATGTCAAACTGAACGTAGTTCCAAGCTGAGAGAACAATTTATAGCTTCTTGAAGGGCGCCATATGGAATGCCAAACCGGTTGCTGAGCTTTTTACAATGGCCGCAGCTGTCACAGTAGTCTTAAGTTTCCTTGACTTGACTTACATGAGCCACTGAACAGctgtaataatttcattattatgGGCAAGCTGGGGTGGGAATGTTGTTCACATCACTTTGCCTTTGCATTTAGCAGTGTCTCTGCATTTGtgggcaactttttttttaaaaaaaaaaatctagataaTTTTGTACCACCCAAAGAGACCATGTATTTGCTTTTTTGAAATttcagtgttgctgttgtttaaaaagattttattaacagtacaatcctgtgcatgtttatttggaagtacaGTTTACCATGCTCGGCAGGACtcacttccaggtaaatgtgcataggattgtagccttgcaCCATGTCACAAATCTGCCATTAATTGCAATTTTAGGAAGCCAATCATATAATATGTCAACGTTGACATCTCTCTATTTTTCCTCAGTCATGCTTGTACTGaccatctcctttcccccttccataCAACTGCTCCTACCTCAACTACTGCCTGCTAACCATGACATCAAAATCCACTTTACTTATACTTACTTGGGCCTAGGCTTTGATTCTCCTGCAAGAAACCAAATGAACATTTTAAAGAGTTGCCAAACACAAATATTTACCTGCTCCCTTTGTAGATAAATTGAAGAGACAGGCCTACTGACTCCCTTAAGGCTTATGTGGGTTGTTTCTGCTCCCTAACCCTCCCACCGCTCATCTCTCATCTTCCCCTGTACTTTTTCATGTGAGATACTTCATTGAATAAAGGCTTGGATAGATTATTTTTTggtttgtctgtgtgtgtttcagaGTTAAAGGCACATTCCTAACTCTTGAGCTGCAGGGAAATGCAGATCTCTCCATTCTAGTTCCTGCCTCAGTTTCTCAGGCTGATTGACATGGATTTTGTGCGCTTGtccaacaaacctgcttccagaaaaattaaaaaatggtctTATTTAAGTAaagaaaatgatggggaaatgttCTCAAAATTGTAACAGTTGCTTGATGGGACATTGTATGACTTCTGTCCCATTTTAACATATACACTTGTGAATTGGTTTTTTATATATCAGCATTAAGATCTGTATAGTTACCTTTTATCACAATATATGCATTTCCTTCTGGTAACTTCTTAGAGCTGAGAGCACTACTGCAAATTTGGGAGAGATGCAAAATCCAAAGGACAACTGCTTCCCTATCTGCACATTTATCCAGGAAGTGCAGATCAGTTCATTTTACTTTGAATTTTATAGAAAATGAACTCCTCAAACATCCCAGTACTGTACATATACTGGGCCACAGTGCACGCTTTTCATTTACCTTCTGGTTCTTTAGCTTGCTCTTCTTGTTCTATTTTAAAAGGGGAGCAAAGAATTTTGATTAGAGATGTACCACGCCACTGCAGTTGTGTCTAGAATCCCCACACTCCCTGATGCATTTATTTCCTCTAAGCTGTGATTACAGCATTCCCAGCAGGCTTCATAGTTCATTCACCCATTGCTGGGAGAGTTGACATTGCTGGCATTCTGGTATTTGGTGATCAGAGACAGGGGCGTCCCCTCTTTTGCATTTTTCACAACACCAGAAGCCACAGGACAGATGATGATATGATGTCAGTGTTATGAACACCAGAACAGTTAGACTCACCAAAGAAGGTGGCTTTAATCAGTAAAATTCTGGGAATAGGTGGGGGGGTACTAATTTTGGAAAACTTTCCCCAATACCGTACATTATTTCCCCTGAAAATGTTACAGGTTTCCCTCCCTTTAGAGTCAGAACTACTATCAGTAAAGAGTGCCAGATGCTttgtttccctttatttttttttgtttatgggATGTAATGATTGTTGATGTCACCAAAGCATGGGGGGGCGTTCCCTAAAGCCGTGATGTTCCTCCACACAGTTGTGGGTTTTTTAGGGGGAGCGTATCTGGGGGGGGGCGTTCTCTGCAAGTTCAAGGCTGCCCATTTGACAAACACAGATTACTGTGTCTTCCTGTGCCATCATCAGCCTTCCTTTACTGCCCATGCTGGTAAAGTATTAAGAAGGAGAATGCAGAGAAACAGCCAGACTCATAGATGGATGGAACATTGTTATAGAATATTTGTTACTCAAGAAACATACACCATGTACAAGGGACCAGCCACTAGGCATGCAGCGGATTCGTCAATTTGCATTCTCtcaatttttcattttcccattcagttctccacatttctgcagcaatttgcagatttctttaaaaattgccaGCACATTTTGCCTAATAAGCACAtgtttgtacatttttgcaagcagttttccccaATGTAATGAATCAAATTCAACTAGTGCAAAGAGGCTTTCACCCCACTCTTCCAAAGCTGCTCTGGGGAGTCAGAACTTCCCAGTGTACAGCTTGTGGTGACAGACAGAtctccttagtgctatgttgagtacattttttttttgtatgttcacttcatgaatatattcatttttatgcactctttcttctaatatatgcatttcttgtAAGCACTGTTTGGTTGGAGAAACACAGTGAAAAATTCGGttcagtgtgaattttgaaggcttgtggtgttttggttctcatagcATTCCAGACAGTGGGGATTGTGTAAGTTCACCTTTATTTGCGAACTGAATTAATGTTATTTCCCCATTCTTACtataatttttctatttttgcttttttacactcccccccccatgacaagTGTGCTCTGAGATCACAGCTTCACCAAAACAATGCTCAATTTTTATTCAGTGACGGGTTCGACCTGAAAAGGACCCACGATCACAATGCTTGTATTGGCCAGAGATGTTTCACCAGAACATCATACCTTCTGCCCTAGGTTCATCTCCATCTTCCTTGACTTCTTCAGcttcttcttgttcttgttcCTCTTGTTCTAAGGAAGAAAACAGCAGGATGACCTCAACAGATCTGAGAATTTTCATTGTTGGCCTACACAAAATTCTGCTTGAGGTAATGAATCCCAGCCATTGGGATGTTGGTCAGAGAAGAAGGGTTGGGAAAGAAAGGTAGCATATTTCTAGAACATAGCTAAATGACAAGTGATAACTCAGGACTGCCATCTTAAATTGAACACATTGTGGTTCAATTTAATGATGTTCAGTGGTGTTTCTGGTGTGGGAAGAAGGCTTCGAGATGAGCTTCATCGGTCCTCAACATGATACACACCTCAGATGTAGAGGCAGGTTATTATTCAAGGTGGACACTCCTGGCCCATCACAATAATGTTAAATGCAGAGCAACAAAGAAgaaatggcaaccaaaatggtcagaggtTTAGAGCACCTTCCCCTACGGAGAAAAGCtgagcatttggggctttttagtttataaAACAGATAACTAAAGAGGTGAGATGTGGTAGAAGCTTATGAGGTGATAcatggtgtgaagaaagtggatCGATGGAAGGGTTTATTCCATCTTACCAGAACTCAGGGTCACCTTGTAAAACTGGAGAAATGAAACATGTCTTCACACACCCACTACACAATTTACTTATGGATTTTGATCCCACAGGATATGATGGAATCTCATTTAGATTTTTGTGACCAGGGTTAGAAGACAGTGGCTCTCAGAAACGTCTCACTTTAAATATCAGATATGGAAATAAATGGTGCAAAGGAGTCAGTCAGAAATTGTCCTGCCACCCACAGAGGCTACCTTCTGGTACCCAAATCTAAATGATGCTATTATATAAGCACtaggcattttttttattttattaaaccaACACATTGAGGAGGGGAGTAGGAATGAGCCCACCTGCCACATGCCGTAGGCTACATAATATCAATACTACAAACATATATAGATTTTAGACTGCTTTATaatcctggcttcccccaaagaatcctggaaactgtatttTGGGGAGATGCTGATAATTCTCTGGGAGAGATCTCTAGCCCCTCCTTccaaaactacaatttccagggcTCTTTCAGAGGAGGGAATTAAATAGCTCTCCAAACTGGTATGGCCTTTGACTGATGCACACAGTACATAAATGCATATGGTTTCCAAGCACGATAGGTCAGTAAGTATTCTGCCTGTGTATCATTagcaagcagcagcaaagtgaaaTCAAAAGAAATGTTCTACTACCGTCTTCCACCTCTATCCATTCTTCCTCTTCTTAACCAGGGCAAGCAGGGGTGGTGAAAGGGAATAAGTAGAAAAGGTTAGCGAGGGATCACAGAAAGCTGTGGCTTCAAGCTAGAGCATCTATAGACAAAACGGCTCTCTTGCATTCTGATCTTTGCTTTGCCAAGCACTTGTGAAGTCAAGCGTTTGCCAAGTTCAATAGAATATTAAGGCCTGGAACATTCAGAACACCCACATATCCATGCACACACAGGGGCAGTAATTATGCCCTCATACAAAAGCAAAGAAGAGGAGGTGTGCTTGTAAAAAAAACGAACGCAAAGACACATCGATCAGCTTCTAGTGATACTATGCAAGCAGCAGAAAACTCATTCCAGACTGAGTTGCCCATTTATCAGTGTCAGTCCTGTTGGCACTGAAATATTCTGCCCAAGTTCCTAAAATAGTAGAttaagttaaaaaggtaaaggtaaaggacccctgacagttaagtccagacgcaaacgactctggggttgcggcactcatctcgctttcaggccaagggagccggcgtttgtccacagacagtttttctgggtcatgtggccagcatgactaagctgcttctggtgaaaccagagcagcgcatggaaacgccatttaccttcccactggagcagtacctatttatctatttccaCTTTGATGtgccaactgctaggttggcaggagctgggaccgagcaatgggagctcaccccgtaacggggattcaaaccaccgaccttccaatcggcaagccctaggctcagtggtttagcctgCACCAAATGTGTGCCCTCCTGATCtgttggactaaaattcccatcagccccagccaaagggtgaaagttgtagttcaaaacaccaaGTGGGCACCAAGTTTATGAAGGCTGGATTAGATGTTCATAACACTCAATATAAGGCAAATACTCAGCCATATTCAACCTACACTTTTCTGCGCTTTTTGGTATATCTGAGAAATCCACGAGGCTATTTGGGCAAATCTGCACTTTTACTTGTCCacatattatttgctttttaaaattattaaaattttattataacaataattatttattataattgcCAGATTGAAATAATAGGGGGAAAGACTAAGAAATCAAAACTTGCTGAAACAGAACAGTTTTGTAGTTCAATAGATTTTATTAGTGGTTCAAtagatattttattaaagtttgaaaGAAAATACAAAGATCAGTATCTTTTTATGGAAGATAAAAttctaatctaaataaaaacaaaaaacaaaaaggaagaaaataaaataatataaaataaaaggaatttaTCATCTGTCAGCTATAAATAGAAAATTCTTTAAAGCATTCTCTCCAAGATAACACCCAACAATTCTACTTTCTATGTGTCAAAATTTTCTTCAATCCTCAAACCCAAATATCAtatgttcattttctttttcacacaaaaacTCTATAAGGAGTTTCCAATTGAAACAGAACAGTTTTTATGATAGAACACTGCCAAAGAAACAGAACCTCGTGTGACCAGGAGGTCCCCATAATGGGAGCCACTTCTAAGCCACTACAGAAAACAAGCTCTGCCCCATATCACCACCAGGCCCATTTCAGATGATGGTGACATGAACAAAAGTGCCTTCTCAGACAACGTAGCTACACGTCAATAGTACACTAGCTACACTGAGACACCTAATAGTTTTTCATATATTACTCTTATAGTAACAATGGAAGCCTACCTTCTTCGACGCATTCTTCTGCATCAAGTCGGAAGAGAGGAAAAGAGAGAGCGTTATTAGAGCAGCAATGGTGGATTTGGAGAACATGTTTAATCTGACAGTTTTCATTCCCTTACCTTCCTGTTCCCTGTAAAACAGAAGGGAAACAGCTAGATTAGAATAATAGCTGgtttgttgtaataataataataataataataataataataataataagtgatttTAGAACAACATGATCCATGGTCTCCGACACATATTCTTCTTGGAAAGATGCACTACAATCAAGTTTCAACTTACAATTTATGCCAACCTGTTACAGCAGAAACAGCGGAGAAGAGTCATGTCGCACAAAATTTCATGCCGGAATAAACTTTAAGATGCTGCAACAAGACACTTCTGTTTGTTCCACAatcagggttttggttttttgtttgctgaGTGGATTCTGCCCATATGGTGGCAGGAGTTCACATATATTTCCAGATAAGCAGATACCTGGGGCCATCTCACACCCCACCTCATGCAATTAAAAGCTTGTTGTATTAAGGGACAGTTGGCTACATTGAAGTGAAGTGACATGCAGATCTAGGGCCAGCTTATTTTTCGGGAAGAGGACTGGAAGTAGCAAGTTGCCTATACGACATGCTTAGGCATGACTTCATGTTGTGCATCAGCTGGAGATGCAGCTCAAGTAACTGGAACAGGTGCTGATAAATATGGAGGGCTGTTTCCAGAGCAGGAATGTGGCAGGCTCTGAAAGAGCATTTTTCAGTGCTCTCTCTTGGGTTGGTCCTTGCAGTTGGAAAACAAGAAGCTGATGAGTGAGCTATGGGAGCGTAGAAAACTTAGAAAGTCTGTGGGAGTGGGAGTAACAGAGGATCCAAAAAGATAGGAAGAATTTCCAAAATTACAGACATAACCAAGTCACAAGCCATCTATACCTCCCAGGCATTTATAGCTGTATGGCTTTTACTGGTTCGTAACTAAGTACTGTATCTACATTTCTTCCGGTATCCAAAATCTTTAAATCCCAATAGCCTGTCATTCTATGCTTGGGGTTTCCCACCTGAAGGTTCCCAGAATCCTCAGAGACCCAGATTCTCTTTTAGATTCAGAAGAAGCCTAGTGAGACCGTCACCTCTAGGGTTTGGAATCCCTTCTCAACACTTCTTTTTCTGatgaaatgtatataccacttgctTGCAACAAAACCTCTAAGTGCTTTatgagaaatattaaaattatcaagaGGGCTGGCACTAGACATTTGTGGTGCCTGAAGTGAATTAGAAATTGGCACTTCCACAGCTCTACTTTGttaagtgtgtgtttttatatccagtatacctgaaggaacgtctctacccccattattttacccagacactgaggtccagctccgagggccttctgacggttccctcactgtgagaagtgaggttacagggccttctcagtggtggcctctgccctgtggaacgccctcccatcagatgtcaaggaaataaacaactatctgacttttagaagacatccgaagacagccctgtttagggaagtttttaatgtttggtgtatTTTTAgcattctattgggagccgcccagagtggctgaggaaacccagccagatgggtaggatataaatatattattattattattattattattattattcccatgctgatcttcactcaccccccaaaaaatattctgATGCTGATCTTCACTCcctcctttatttattattattattattattattattattattattaatacttatTCCTACTATTTTATTATctattgaatttctataccacccttcatccaaagatcacaggctaaaagggaggggggcagttcactattactttaaaaaaaaaaaaaaagtattacacAAATGCATAAATGTTAGGTTTATCAATTGCTATTATTTAATGACCTGGAACAAAATCTTGCAGTATGCAGTCCAGATGTTCAAGATTCCAGCCACtccatgcaattctccaacccCATTTTCCTGTTCTCCTCCCAACAGTGAGTCAGCATTCCGAaaacactgagcatgctcagttcttatTGGCCTCTTTCGGAGGTTTTCCCTTTCAGAGCTTTTTTCCTAAAGAATGGTTTCCCCAAGTGCAACCTCCTCCTTGTATGCAGATAGTAGCATTTTACACAGCAGCACTTACTACCTAAACATCAGAGgggaagataaataaaataaataaaatatttgctatGGACCAGCACCCTAATCATTCAGAATGATTTCATGTTGTGATTTCTCTCCTCCCTGGACCAGATTGTAGAAATATAGGAATGGCATATCTGAATGACCACACAGCCACATAAATATCAATGCGAGTGACAGAAAAGCAAGACACATTTCTGCATATAGATGGGAAAGGAAAACATTGGAGAACCTAAAACTTACTCTTCATATTCCTCAATGATCTCTTCAGTGTCCGACATTTTCAGTTACCTgtaatttaataaagaaaaagaagcagtgaTACTTAAATAGGAATCACAGGCAGTTATTTTAAATAGCTGTGATGCCCGGAGAACCAACTGAAGGTGTGTCTTTTTACAATACTGATACCATCCAAGTGAGTTCCATTGCAACTTGCCCCATGATTgctgtctagggttgccatatttcaaaaaacaacaacaacccaggatGCCCTTAGCTTttactttttttacttttttaagaaAACCCCATAATtgttaaactccccccccccctggaaattcCCCCCAGATGTCAATTCCGCCTTGGAAATCCCATGGGAAATCCAGACATTACGTATGGTATTTCACCCacattcccacacacacacatatatattgcaGCGTTTGCTGAAGTTAACAACACAGATTTAGTACAGATCCAGAGGTctgaggaacacaggaaactctCTTCTGCATTGGTCCATCTCGCTCATCAAACACAGCTTtacctacacagactggcagtggctcaccaGGGTTCggggcaggaatctttcccagccgtatctggagatgccggggggttgaagctgggaccttctgcatgcaaaacatgtcactgagctatggcccttcccttcccttccctgcagtGCGGTAATACATACCTTTCCACATTTGGCAGATTAAAAATTGCTGCAGACGAGACAATACCTTATTGTACCACATTGTGCTCCTATGTGGTCTATTTACATAAGGGTTTCCCACAGAAGTCAGTACTGACCCCCTGGGATTGAAGGTGTTGGAATGCCGGGCGGGGGCTAGCGGCGAGTCTGCCC
The genomic region above belongs to Zootoca vivipara chromosome 7, rZooViv1.1, whole genome shotgun sequence and contains:
- the TNNT2 gene encoding troponin T, cardiac muscle gives rise to the protein MSDTEEIIEEYEEEQEEECVEEEEEEWIEVEDEQEEQEQEEAEEVKEDGDEPRAEEQEEQAKEPEGESKPRPKLFMPNLVPPKIPDGERVDFDDIHRKRMEKDLNELQTLIEAHFENRKKEEEELIFLKDRIEQRRAERAEQQRIRSEREKERQARFAEERARKEEEENRKRAEEDARKKKAFSNMLHFGGYIQKTEKKSGKKQTEREKKKKILSERRKPLTIDHLNEDKLKEKAKELWQNIHDLEAEKFDLQEKFKRQKYEISILTARCDELSKYSKAARGKPVVGGRWK